Part of the Butyrivibrio proteoclasticus B316 genome, CTGTTATGTCAGTTCTATTTACCGCTTTAAGAGGAAATACGAGACAAAAAGTTATTAGAGGTATTTCTGACTTACTATTGATGAAAGAACTAGAAGAATACGGAATAAAGTGAAGTAATATAGATATGCTTTAGCGATTTATTATAAAAATGTAATTAGTGATAGATCAGAGGTTACTAATGTCACAAATCAATTACAAAAAGAATGTTAAAGAACTGCTGCTTCCAAACGCAGAAGAACACGGTTTCAATATGCGCATTCTCAAGGGGCAGATGACCAAGAAATCATTAGGGTTTTTTGAAAGGACTGTTGGAGAAGTATATCAGTGCTTTGAGATTTATGAAGATTTACTTCGAGAAGGGACTGTCGTGCTTTTGAGCTATCCCTGGGGGAACTTTGAAGTAAACTATTCCGATGAAAAGTCATTTAGAGAGGCTATTGAAACTATAGCTAAGGCAATGAATGACGAAGGCTATAAAGCTTTGGATAAAAAGCTGGTAGAGCCTCGTATTATCTCAGATGATTATTTGTTTATTCGTGATAATTATCTGAAGCTTTCGGATGATTTCTGTAAAGCGCATGGTATTATATCAAAAGATAATAATAGCGATAATCTAAAGCTGGTTACTGATTCTGTGCTTGCGATCCGCGGTAAGGAATACGGAGAGGTAAAAGAGGAAATTCTTCGAATTGCAGCGTTTTATGCTGATGCTTTGATTACAGTATTGAACGGACAAGTGTATTGGGATGATGATAATCAGGTCTTTAAGATTATCAGAGATAATCAGTATAAGTTTGTTAATACTTTGGAAATTGTTTTTGCAAGTTACAAAGCAGATGCTGAAAATGTAGCAATAAACATGATACGAAGCAGCTATGAAAGACTTTTTACAAAAGCAGAGAAAGAAAGTATTTGCACCTAAGTGTAAAGGAAATTAAGGGGAAGAGATGGACACTATGCAATACTCAAATTTATTCATTGAGTGGATATTTTTATACATGTTACCATGCTTGAGTTTATATGCATTGTCACAGTACTACGTAAACTATGAGAATTTGCAAAGAAGTCAGCTTACTAACCTTCTTACGAAGCTTGTAGCGGTAGGACTATTGGTTTTTGTAACATTAAATAAAGAACTATTGATAGTAGAACCATATTTATATTTACTTGATTTGCCGGGAAAATTGAGTGATTCAGGGGAAGCAGTTATTTGTGCACTTGAGATATTGGGAATGGGCATGTTATTCTATATCTTTGTCTGGATAATGAAGATTTATTCAAAGGATTATTATTATTTTGCGGCAGCAAGGAAGTGTATAATTGTTGCTCATGCTGCTTCATTTATGTTAATTTCCGGATATTTGCTATTGGGCGATGGCGCTTATGTTGGCAATTTGCTTGTTTGGCGCGCCCTTATATTGAGTAATCTTGCGCTTACAGTAATGTTCATTCTTATAAGTTCATTCAAAATCTCTATTGGCAAGAGTGGCAAGTATATTTGTTATGATATGCTTTTGGTACAAAAGGCCATTTGGTGTACAGAGACAAAAGCATTTGTATTTGAAAATGATTTTGAAAATGGTTCTGTTACTGTAAAGACGGATAATAATTCTTTGTTTATGCAAACGCTCACGGATGAGCAGAGAATGGCATTAAACATACTAAAGGAGAAAAAACATATGACACCAGATGAAAAATATAAAAAGACCATGAAGGCAGTCATTGGACAAACTGCGATATCGTTGGTTATCGGAATACTCATGATTTTATTAAAATCTGCAGTACTTGCCGGTGTGTTCTTATTTAGCGCATTTATGGGAGTGATTCTTTTATTCGTTCAGTATAAGAACAAAAAGAATTTGGAAAAGGAAACAGAATAACCATGCATTACAATGCTTTTATTTCTTACAAGCATGCGGATCTGGATGATAAGAATCTGATCTGCCTAGGTCCAAATGGTTCCTATAACAGGCTGAAGAGCTATATCCAGACGGCGATAGACATGGATGAACTTCCTAACATCAATAGCCATCTCAATGCCCAAAAGAAGATAAATTGGACAAAAGGCTTGGATATTGCAATGAAGAACGAGGTTACAAACGAGTATTCTTACAGAGAACGCTCTGAACAGGTAAAACTTAGGGGCTTCTTTGAAAAACAACACTAGGAAATTGAAATAAGAAAGATGCTTGCAATGGCGAGCGGATAAAGGTTCTATTCGAAAATAAAGGTGACGGATGCTCTGCGTGTGCAGGGCATTCTTTTTGAAATAAAGTTAGCGGTAACTAACATAAAGTAGTATGATGAAAATATGAAGATAGAAAATCATTGGAAGGGCATGTGCGTAAGCTATGGTTTGGTACGTATTTGTAATTGAAGCGAT contains:
- a CDS encoding YbeD family protein yields the protein MHYNAFISYKHADLDDKNLICLGPNGSYNRLKSYIQTAIDMDELPNINSHLNAQKKINWTKGLDIAMKNEVTNEYSYRERSEQVKLRGFFEKQH